Below is a window of Perca fluviatilis chromosome 14, GENO_Pfluv_1.0, whole genome shotgun sequence DNA.
tgtctctttctgtctctctctcttgtctctctctctctctctctctttgtctctctgtccctctgtctgtctctctctctctctctctctctctctcttgtctctctctctctctctctctctctctctctgtctctctgtctctctgtctctctctctctctctctctaggtgGGGTTTCCTCGCTGCTTCGAGCCGTCCAGCCCGTCGTCATGGGGACGTGTCCTGATCCTGAACTACGTGGCGTTGGCGCTCGGCTTCCTCCTCCCGTTCCTCACCATCATCGTCTGCTACAGCCGACTCGTCCGGCCTCCCCACGCCGACTCCCGCCTTCCACGGCACCGGTGTCGCGGCCGGTTCTTGGCGCCGGTGGGGGCTCTGTCCAAGCGCCGCCGCCCGCTGCCGCGCCCGCCCGCTCCGGTGCACCTGGTCTCCATGGTGACCGCGACCTTCCTGCTGTGCTTCCTGCCTTACCACGTGATCCGGTGCGGCTGCCTGCACCGTGTGCGCGGCTGGAGCTCGTGCCCCCGCGTCGCTGCAGCCCCGTGATGGTAGTCCGCCGCTGTGTTCGCCCGTCCAACAGTGTGGTCAACCCGCTGCTGTACTACTACTCCACCCGCACGTTCAGGGACAACATGAGGGACGCCCGGTCCTCGCTGATGTCCAGCCAGCGGGGGAGCAAAGTCGCCATGAAGAGACGGAACACCACCTGACCCAATAGCTCGTTCCTGATTggttcagattcagattcattttatttaaatggggGACAACAAGGTTGTGGACCAGGTTGtggacatacacactcacacacacctcctgGTCCACATCCTGGTCCATCTCCTGGTCCACCTCCTGCTCCACCTCCTGCTCCACAACCTGGTCCATCTCCTTGTCCACCTCCTGCTCCACAACCTGGTCCACCTCCTGGTCCACCTCCTGCTCCACAACCTGGTCCAGCTCCTGCTCCACAACCTGGTCCACCTCCTGGTCCACCTCCTGTTCCACAACCTGGTCCACAACCTGGTCCACAACCTGGTCCAGCTCCTGCTCCACAACCTGGTCCACCTCCTGTTCCACAACCTGGTCCACAACCTGGTCCAGCTCCTGCTCCACAACCTGGTCCACCTCCTGTTCCACAACCTGGTCCACAACCTGGTCCAGCTCCTGCTCCACAACCTGGTCCACCTCCTGTTCCACAACCTGGTCCACCTCCTGCTCCACAACCTGGTCCAGCCAACAGGGGAGCAAAGTCGCCATGAAGAGGCGGAACACCACCTGACCCAATTAGCTCGTTCCTGATTggttcagattcagattcatttTATTTGAACGGGGGACAACAAGGTTGTGGACCAAGTTGtggacatacacactcacacacacctcctgGTCCACAACCTGGTCCACAACCTGGTCCACCTCCTGCTCCACCTCCTGCTCCACAACCTGGTCCACCTCCTGGTCCACCTCCTGGTCCACAATCTGGTCCACCTCCTGTTCCACAACCTGGTCCACAACCTGGTCCACCTCCTGTTCCACAACCTGGTCCACAACCTGGTCCAGCTCCTGCTCCACAACCTGGTCCACCTCCTGGTCCACAACCTGGTCCACCCCCTGGTCCACCTCCTGCTCCACCTCCTGGTCCACAACCTGGTCCACCTCCTGGTCCACCTCCTGGTCCACAACCTGGTCCACCTCCTGGTCCACAACCTGGTCCACAACCTGGTCCACCCCTGGTCCACAACCTGGTCCACAACCTGGTCCACCTCCTGGTCCACCTCCTGGTCCACCTCCTGGTCCACAACCTGGTCCACCTCCTGGTCCACCTCCTGGTCCACAACCTGGTCCACCTCCTGGTCCACAACCTGGTCCACCTCCTGGTCCACAACCTGGTCCAAGTTAACATTTACCttgtataagaacaaggagagatgcattgtgccaggttgtagcacaagtGCTATTTTCCGCCCGTAGTCCCTTAACAGGTcattaacacaataaaaattCCATGCAAGTGAaattacaaaacattaaaatttacaaatttacaaCCACAGTCACACAATTAAAAACTATGATGTGCTCAATTGTTCCCCCATCCTAAAACCAACCACCCCACACCAACAAAGCTATGCAATCAAAAGCCTTACCtctcccaatacacacacacacacacacacacacctcatagaTGTGTACAATGTTGTTGTGACAGTAACCATGCTTTTATCAAACTCGAAAAGGTTTGAATCTAGGTTTAGGACGTCTGTAGTCACCACTTCTGGGATCATTTAATCATTTAAAGTATccaatcataacaagagttatctcgggacactttacagatagagtaggtctagaccagtgTCTCTCAAATGGGGGTAGGCCTACTTGTACGCCttggggtactctggaggactgcagggggtacgtgagccatttaacaaaatgttaaatagttacaaggctgttgtccaggacattgttcctctttatgtagacttttttttgttgtgttctgtGATTTAATCTCTCTGGCGacgcattttatttatttcaatcaaGATGAATATTTAACTGTTTACTTTTTCAGTCTAGGGGCTATTATGGAGAGTCTAGGGGCTATTATGGAGAGTCTAGGGGCTATTATGGAGAGTCTAGGGGCTATTATGGAGAGTCTAGGGGCTATTATGGATAGTCTAGGGGTTATTATGGAGAGTCTAGGGGCTATTATGGAGAGTCTAGAGGCTATTATGGAGAGTCTAGGGGTTATTAGGGAGAGTCTAGAGGCTATTATGGAGAGTCTAGGGGCTATTATGGAGAGTCTAGAGGCTATTAGGGAGAGTCTAGAGGCTATTATGGAGAGTCTAGGGGTAATTATGGAGAATCTAGAGGCTATTATGGAGAGTCTAGAGGCTATTATGGAGAGTCTAGAGGTAATTATGGAGAGTCTAGGGGTTATTATGGAGAGTCTAGAGGTAATTATGGAGAGTCTAGAGGTTATTATGGAGAGTCTAGGGGTTATTATGGAGAGTCTAGAGGTAATTATGGAGAGTCTAGAGGTTATTATGGAGAGTCTAGAGGTAATTATGGAGAGTCTAGAGGTTATTATGGAGAGTCTAGAGGTTATTATGGAGAGTCTAGGGGTTATTATGGAGAGTTTAGGGGCTATTAGGGAGAGTCTAGAGGCTATTAGGGAGAGTCTAGAGGCTATTAGGGAGAGTCTAGAGGTTATTAGGGAGAGTCTAGAGGTAATTAGGGAGAGTCTAGGGGTTATTAGGGAGAGTCTAGGGGTAATTAGGGAGAGTCTAGAGGTTATTAGGGAGAGTCTAGGGGTAATTAGGGAGAGTCTAGAGGTTATTAGGGAGAGTCTAGAGGTAATTAGGGAGAGTCTAGAGGTAATTAGGGAGAGTCTAGAGGTTATTAGGGAGAGTCTAGGGGTTATTAGGGAGAGTCTAGGGGTAATTAGGGAGAGTCTAGAGGTAATTAGGGAGAGTCTAGAGGTTATTAGGGAGAGTCTAGGGGTAATTAGGGAGAGTCTAGAGGTAATTAGGGAGAGTCTAGAGGTAATTAGGGAGAGTCTAGAGGTTATTAGGGAGAGTCTAGGGGTTATAGGGAGAGTCTAGGGGTAGTGGGGAGAGTCTAGAGGTAATTAGGAGGAGTCTAGAGGTTATTAGGGAGAGTCTAGGGGTTATTAGGGAGAGTCTAGAGGTAATTAGGGAGAGTCTAGAGGTAATTAGGGAGAGTCTAGAGGCTATTAGGGAGAGTCTAGGGGTAATTAGGGAGAGTCTAGAGGTTATTAGGGAGAGTCTAGGGGTAATTAGGGAGAGTCTAGGGGTAATTAGGGAGAGTCTAGAGGCTATTAGGGAGAGTCTAGAGGTAATTAGGGAGAGTCTAGAGGTAATTAGGGAGAGTCTAGAGGCTATTAGGGAGAGTCTAGGGGTAATTAGGGAGAGTCTAGAGGTAATTAGGGAGAGTCTAGGGGTAATTAAGGAAGGTTTAGGGGTTGCTGAGTGGCCTGAGTTTGATACTTTTTAGTCACTGACTGAATTGCCTCGATAACattgaatatcaaaatatgtctAGAGGGTCCAGATGTTGCCGAGGAAGCTTTCTGTCATATAAACACAACGACCACAGGGGACGAGCTGTAGTAACGTACAGGTCATCAGCACTTCTGTCTCGTATCAGTCGTACGCCCTGTCCTGTCTGACTTCTCTCTGTGTGGACGTGTTGTTGTAAATGATACGCGTACACatatcccttgtgttgtcttcccgtcaactttgaaaaagttaaaaaaaaaagcttttttttttcacaatttgtTTTCGcatttttccaacgtttttaaatt
It encodes the following:
- the LOC120572784 gene encoding uncharacterized protein LOC120572784 isoform X1, translating into MESLGAIMESLGAIMESLGAIMESLGAIMDSLGVIMESLGAIMESLEAIMESLGVIRESLEAIMESLGAIMESLEAIRESLEAIMESLGVIMENLEAIMESLEAIMESLEVIMESLGVIMESLEVIMESLEVIMESLGVIMESLEVIMESLEVIMESLEVIMESLEVIMESLEVIMESLGVIMESLGAIRESLEAIRESLEAIRESLEVIRESLEVIRESLGVIRESLGVIRESLEVIRESLGVIRESLEVIRESLEVIRESLEVIRESLEVIRESLGVIRESLGVIRESLEVIRESLEVIRESLGVIRESLEVIRESLEVIRESLEVIRESLGVIRESLEVIRESLEAIRESLGVIRESLEVIRESLGVIRESLGVIRESLEAIRESLEVIRESLEVIRESLEAIRESLGVIRESLEVIRESLGVIKEGLGVAEWPEFDTF
- the LOC120572609 gene encoding LOW QUALITY PROTEIN: cysteinyl leukotriene receptor 1-like (The sequence of the model RefSeq protein was modified relative to this genomic sequence to represent the inferred CDS: inserted 1 base in 1 codon) — encoded protein: MNEHLLTTPVIMGNNSSLTLESMACFHDDDAFKYRAYTFTYLLLFPVAFLCNVGALAVFFLQRNRRHSASCVVMVNLAISDGSFSLTLPLRLAYYFRGGVWDFPDWLCRLCVFGFYINLYTRSSSPYGVLLAWLSRASSSTPVGFPRCFEPSSPSSWGRVLILNYVALALGFLLPFLTIIVCYSRLVRPPHADSRLPRHRCRGRFLAPVGALSKRRRPLPRPPAPVHLVSMVTATFLLCFLPYHVIRCGCLHRVRGWSSCPRVAXSPVMVVRRCVRPSNSVVNPLLYYYSTRTFRDNMRDARSSLMSSQRGSKVAMKRRNTT
- the LOC120572784 gene encoding uncharacterized protein LOC120572784 isoform X2, whose product is MESLGAIMESLGAIMESLGAIMESLGAIMDSLGVIMESLGAIMESLEAIMESLGVIRESLEAIMESLGAIMESLEAIRESLEAIMESLGVIMENLEAIMESLEAIMESLEVIMESLGVIMESLEVIMESLEVIMESLGVIMESLEVIMESLEVIMESLEVIMESLEVIMESLEVIMESLGVIMESLGAIRESLEAIRESLEAIRESLEVIRESLEVIRESLEVIRESLEVIRESLGVIRESLGVIRESLEVIRESLEVIRESLGVIRESLEVIRESLEVIRESLEVIRESLGVIRESLEVIRESLEAIRESLGVIRESLEVIRESLGVIRESLGVIRESLEAIRESLEVIRESLEVIRESLEAIRESLGVIRESLEVIRESLGVIKEGLGVAEWPEFDTF